A single genomic interval of Amblyomma americanum isolate KBUSLIRL-KWMA chromosome 11, ASM5285725v1, whole genome shotgun sequence harbors:
- the LOC144110610 gene encoding rho family-interacting cell polarization regulator 2-like isoform X3: MSLSERLKPRQQAVDPGSGSVLARSRSFAGLLHGGGHRRTPSAASGSSGGQPPPADGSLSSSSGASSGSSTLSKSSVLGQHHSPHAPRRILQGISSTWSGKPPRSPRPARTLLIFNAVERGLRECVSLAQEDILSLRSSVDNLSLSSSQSQGKLYDCEKQLKAAERYLKRIEFQLSKVEELREHYEVQQRMRDGVRSMAYAYVLSPGCEKDNALHGVRSGYRECVDTLCILEAHLEQLMGTLQFQMRGIQGFARLCAGDNFEISVKHGDQKWKSRGRVLKDGQQVWDNQQIIIKALLGEFLYIKAVEVRGLGKNVLLGNKSCEIKELFSSHSQLMTINLNSSGSLKLNLVITWNPLHGCMDDSLSGSKQSPPVLGVMSSPFTRRRGTSPFRNDTILERTGSMVHELETGQRDWRPQVSEWEAPRRRLTPQGSSAGGSIGSGGGSMSAPSSVLTSPNEEFPRAAAGQTLLVNSYVHNRPQSPTLRAVETTTSQRWSSMGGDSGSDCCSSLDLAESGGKVSPPSSASSPLREAVQGLSSCLEDIQGHYPELHSLEQSIAELDRMLRKRSHHRRGSTGSNVSISVESALGCFDFLDSEETESSESSPIRQSPYKIRETKNGGTADSGVALLKDRKSPISGGSTPSPVTVSTGSDQLDCVIAVHCRYCIRLVESLGTFGPLRCRERASIEKLQHQSRLLYKLLRVANRFAEDRRPLYGSQLVEEDDIGHLWCQMGTNDGLVTTLLKLREPLIRLVRSRLNNTIVSERVVTMVLQKMLDVTRLEPDMRVTVLQFQTYFAQLGSSLFMDHVEQLEAELKVLDSLSSRELPIVKRTLSALKNVVPTKELLFAVSQILVCGDRQLSNLAEQYMKTAVKVTSKAQVCALLVEGLEADAALTRQGCCKALSFLQAQEYMEELVHLSYADEVAKVRHQAKEALFSFGEDGRREFQQSQLVAHGFQGLTVK; the protein is encoded by the exons ATGTCGCTGAGCGAGCGGCTCAAGCCTCGGCAGCAGGCGGTGGACCCGGGCTCGGGCTCGGTTCTGGCCCGCAGCCGCTCCTTCGCGGGCCTCCTGCATGGTGGAGGGCACCGGCGCACGCCTAGCGCCGCGTCGGGCTCGTCTGGGGGACAGCCGCCGCCCGCCGACGGCAGCctgagcagcagcagtggcgccaGCTCCGGATCCAGCACCCTCTCCAAGA GCTCAGTGCTAGGCCAACACCATAGTCCGCATGCACCTCGACGCATCCTCCAAGGCATTTCCTCAACATGGTCCGGGAAACCTCCTAGGTCTCCTCGGCCAGCCAGGACTCTGCTGATCTTCAACGCCGTGGAAAGGGGCCTCAG GGAATGTGTCAGTTTAGCGCAAGAGGATATTCTCAGCCTGAGGTCCTCTGTGGATAATCTGTCACTCTCCTCATCGCAG TCTCAGGGAAAACTGTACGATTGTGAGAAG CAACTGAAGGCAGCTGAAAGGTACCTCAAGCGAATTGAGTTCCAACTTTCCAAG GTGGAAGAGTTGCGTGAGCACTACGAGGTGCAGCAGAGGATGCGTGATGGCGTGCGAAGCATGGCGTATGCCTATGTCCTGTCACCAGGCTGTGAGAAGGACAATGCTTTGCACGGTGTTCGCTCCGGGTACCGGGAGTGCGTTGACACACTCTGCATTTTGGAAGCACACTTGGAGCAGCTTATGGGAACTCTGCAGTTTCAAATGAGGG gCATTCAGGGTTTTGCACGCCTCTGCGCTGGGGACAACTTTGAGATAAGTGTGAAGCACGGGGACCAGAAGTGGAAGTCGAGGGGGCGCGTCCTGAAAGATGGCCAGCAAGTCTGGGACAACCAGCAAATCATCATCAAGGCCCTGTTGGGAGAATTCCTGTACATCAAG GCTGTAGAAGTCCGCGGTCTGGGGAAGAATGTTCTTTTAGGCAACAAGTCTTGCGAGATCAAGGAACTGTTCAGCTCACATTCACAACTGATGACCATCAACCTCAACTCAAGTGGATCGCTCAAGCTAAATCTTGTCATCACCTGGAA TCCTCTTCATGGCTGCATGGATGACAGTCTGTCCGGCAGCAAACAGTCCCCTCCGGTGCTTGGTGTAATGAGCTCCCCCTTCACCAGACGGCGCGGCACTTCACCGTTCAGGAATGACACCATCCTTGAAAGGACAGGG AGCATGGTGCATGAACTGGAGACGGGTCAGCGTGACTGGCGGCCGCAGGTGTCAGAGTGGGAAGCGCCTCGGCGGCGGTTGACACCACAGGGCAGCAGTGCCGGTGGGAGCATTGGATCAGGTGGAGGAAGTATGTCGGCACCAAGCTCGGTGCTGACCAGTCCGAACGAGGAGTTTCCCCGAGCCGCTGCTGGTCAGACACTTCTTGTCAACTCGTACGTGCACAACCGGCCCCAGAGCCCTACTCTCAGGGCAGTGGAGACTACGACATCTCAGAG GTGGTCAAGCATGGGTGGCGACAGTGGCTCAGACTGCTGCAGCAGTCTCGACTTGGCCGAATCAGGCGGGAAGGTGTCTCCGCCTTCATCGGCGTCGTCACCACTGCGGGAGGCCGTTCAGGGCTTGAGCTCGTGTCTTGAAGACATCCAGGGCCACTATCCCGAGCTGCACTCCCTGGAGCAAAGCATAGCTGAGCTGGATCGCATGCTTCGG AAACGAAGTCATCACAGACGTGGATCCACTGGCTCAAATGTCAGCATCTCTGTTGAAAGTGCCCTTGGCTGCTTCGACTTTCTCGACAGTGAAGAGACTGAGTCTTCTGAAAGCAG CCCGATTCGGCAAAGCCCTTATAAGATCCGAGAGACCAAGAATGGAGGCACCGCTGACTCTGGCGTTGCATTGCTGAAAGACCGCAAGAGTCCCATCAGCGGCGGATCCACACCAAGTCCAGTCACGGTGTCCACTGGCTCAGATCAGCTGGACTGCGTTATTGCTGTGCATTGCCGCTACTGCATTCGTTTGGTTGAG AGCTTGGGCACCTTTGGGCCGCTCCGGTGTCGAGAGCGGGCATCAATAGAAAAACTACAGCACCAGTCCCGGCTTCTGTACAAGCTACTGCGTGTGGCCAACAGATTTGCTGAGGACAGGAGGCCACTGTATG GATCTCAACTTGTTGAGGAAGATGATATCGGTCACCTTTGGTGCCAAATGGGCACCAACGATGGGCTGGTGACGACCTTGTTAAAGCTGCGTGAACCACTCATTCGGCTCGTCAGGTCACGGCTGAACAACACCATCGTTTCCGAAAGAG TCGTGACGATGGTGTTGCAGAAAATGCTGGACGTGACGAGGCTGGAGCCTGACATGAGGGTCACAGTGCTGCAGTTCCAGACGTACTTTGCACAGCTGGGGAGCAGTTTGTTTATGGACCATGTGGAACAGTTGGAAGCTGAAC TGAAGGTCCTTGATTCACTGTCCTCACGTGAGCTGCCAATTGTGAAAAGGACCCTGTCGGCACTGAAGAATGTTGTGCCTACCAAGGAgctcctgtttgcagtctcccaAATTCTTGTCTGCGGCGATCGACAGCTTTCCAATCTAGCTG AACAATACATGAAGACAGCCGTAAAAGTCACCTCCAAGGCTCAG GTGTGCGCACTGTTGGTCGAAGGGCTGGAGGCTGACGCAGCGCTCACTAGGCAGGGCTGCTGTAAGGCTCTGTCTTTCCTACAA GCTCAGGAGTACATGGAGGAACTAGTGCATCTCTCCTACGCAGACGAAGTGGCCAAAGTGCGACATCAAGCCAAAGAAGCGCTGTTCTCGTTCG GTGAGGACGGGCGAAGAGAGTTTCAGCAGTCCCAGTTGGTTGCACATGGTTTCCAGGGTCTAACTGTCAAGTAG